A window of Canis aureus isolate CA01 chromosome 28, VMU_Caureus_v.1.0, whole genome shotgun sequence genomic DNA:
TCAAGGCTAAGAGTCCCGTTTGTCTCTGATACTGCTCCTCAGTTCTCGCCTCTGCTTTGTTTGCTTTGCAAGTGTTTCACAACTACGAGGGGACCAAAATAAAAGGGGGGGCAGCTTTTCACTTTCCTCTAGCTTTTGGGTCGGTCTTGGGTTttccggggcgggggggtgtttAAGGCTTCTCCGTGCACTGTTTGCAGAGGCTGGAGGAGACGCTGTTGAACAGGGCGCACTTCTCCGGGCAGGAGGCGGCCGGGGGCAGCCCGGCGCTGAACGGGTAGCCGGCGGCCTGCTCGTAGGCGCCGAGCGCGGGGTGCAGGGcagcggccgccgccgccgccgccgcggagcTGGGCAGGGAGGCGGCCGAGATGGCCTGGCCCTGGTTGAGGTAGGCGACGAGGCGCCGCATCTCCTCTAGGGCCTGCGCCTGCATGAGGATGTAGTTCTTGGCGAGCAGCAGCGTGGCGATCTTGGAGAGCTTCCGCACCGAGGGGCTGTGCGCGTAGGGGATGACCGCGCGCAGCTCGTCCAGCGCGTCGTTCAGGTCGTGCATCCGCCGGCGCTCCCGGGCGTTGATGTTGAGCCGCAGCGCCTTCTGCTCTTTGGATTTcttgctgctgccgccgccgccgccgccgccgccgccgccgctgcccccgccgccgccgccgccgccgccgccgccgccgccgccggggccccCCGGGGGGGCGCTGGCGCCGCCGTGGAGGTGGGCGTTGGAGCAGCCCTCGGCCGCCttgccgccgccgcctcccgcgccCGGGGAGGCCCGCGGGtcgccgcccccggcccgcagCACCAGCTCGCAGCGGCCGTCGCTGTCGTCGTCGGGGCTCTGCTCGCCGCCACTGCTCTCGGCCACCGAGCCCCGGCCCGCGCCCTCGCCGTACTTGAGGCACAGGGCGGCCCCGGCCGGCAGGCTGCTCAGGCTGGGGTCGCCCCCCACGCCGGCAGAGCCCACGAGCAGCCCGGGGACGCccaccccgccgccgccgccgccgccgccgcccgcgccgccacCGCCTCCCCCAGGCGGAGgcagcagcagccctgccccCTCGGGGTCAGCCGGCTCGAAGCAGCCCAGGGGCGACGAGGACGACGACGCCGGGCGCTCCCGGGGCGGCGGCGCCAGGGACAGGTCCATGCCCGGGGGCGTGGAGCGGAAAGCCGCCTCCAAGCGCTTGGCGGTGGAGGCGCTCAGGCTCTTGTGCAGAAAGAGGTCGTCTTCGCCCGCGGCGGCCGCGCCGAGGTGCAGCCCGCGCTCCATGGTCCGGCGCCGGcgcgcagccccagccccagccccagccccggccccagccccggccccggccccggccccggccccggccccggccccagccccggccccagcccgccgcgccggccgccgccgcctcggctGGGGAGTCAGGCGGCGCCGCGGACGCGCCCGAGCCGGGCTCCCGGGCTGGTGCGCGCGTCGGTCCCGGTGCCGCTGGCAgccctctccccttctttttctttttcgcCTTCCCCCGCGCTCTCcgcctcctcttcttcttcttcttcgtctcCAGCCGATGGTGCTGGCTGCTGGGGCTCACCATGGGCCGCGGCCCCGCATGGTGGGAGGGTGGGCGCGGAGGGAgtggagccgccgccgccgccgccgccgctctgAGCCCAGCCCCGCGCCGCCTCTCCGCACCGTTTATCTTGCTTGGATTCACCTTCAAGAGATTTCCGGACCCATCAACCAGCCGCCGCCACAGACGGGGGAGTCTTTTACATCATTATCTCTGAGTAGGTTATTATGAAGAAGACTCGCCTGTTGGGACAGCGCTTTCTACCCAATCAGGTTAACGTTTTAATTAATAGGATTAAAACGGTAACAAACAATCGCAGGCGCTATCTGGCCGCGAGTCTGAATAGTTTCATTTCCCAGGTCTGAAGACAGGCAGCAGCTAGAGCTTTATAAAAGGCGCCTGCTCCATTATTCTGCGTGCCATCTGTATACACAGCTTAGCGCATATGTTTGCAAGGCGCTGGGTCCTGTTAGTAACCCAACAACTGCCTTTAGCTTGACATGTGTGGCGACTTTCACTCATCAATGAGCACACTAAAAGCCCTACTTAGAGCCGAGGATGTTCTTTGCTCCTTCAGCAAATTGTAGATCGGCGGCAAAGCCTGGGAGTCCCGGGGAAAGCAGACGCCCCCCCACCCgccgcaccccacccccactgcccttcCCTCGCCGCTGCTGTCTCATCTTGTGCTAAATTACCCTTGCGGGCGACAATTCCACTCCACCCCTGTTCGTAGGATGACTCTGATCTGGATTTGGTGATGGGAGCTTCGAGGGGAAGTAGAGTCCCGCTGGCTCGCCCCAAATTCACCCAAGGTTCTCAGCTAGTAAGAGAGCAGAGCACCGGTCCCCCTGGAACACACCACACCGCCTTACTGCCACCCGCACGCCCACTGCCCATTTCCTATccggattgggggggggggggagaaaaaaaaggaaaatggagagcAACTTGATTATGCAGCCcattagattaaaaaagaaagaaagagaaaaaggaaggggtGCTTTTGCAGCCGTCTCCAAATAACTGCGACAGTCATGGTGATTGGGAAGCCTACGATTTCCTAAACGGCAGGAAACTGATTTCTCAAACTTTGCTCCAGATTATTACAACCCAGTGGTTTCAGAATAGCCAACTCCACCAGGAGTCGAATCCTCTCACTCACCAAGTGGGGCATTTGTGCCTCTCTATTTACCCGGAAGCAAACCCGACAGCTAGGAAGGGAGTCAGGGACCTCTGGCTCTGCCTCGGTGGTTCCtggagggctggggctgggggtggggtggggtgggggagagctgGGAGAACGAGTGCTCCTTTAGGGATGGGAAAGGGTGCACGCGGTCCCCTCGCTCCGGAGTTCCATCTGGGAGCACATGGTATTTAGCGGCTGCTTTCCATCCTTATGACATAAGTAAAAACAATATTTCCCAACACCTCCAATAAATCTTTCTTATGTGGCAGAACTACCGAAGCCTATGAAATTTTTGGTTTCTCCGGTTTCATTAAAAACCTTTTAATTGTGGCTTTCAGAGTTGGCCTCAGGTGTTGGGCTCTTTTCATTACATTTTGCTCTAATGTGATGAAATTCTAATTCTCTCCTTACCATATGGTTAAATTTCCCCACTGAGAATTagttgaaaaaggagaaataatctaTTAATCTCTGTAATAGATTCACAAATGAGGTTCGCCACAGAACCTGTTTTTGAATGGTAATATCCGAACAGTTGGGCGCCTCGTTTCACAGAGGAGGGGCGAGGGCGACACTGAGGCGTCTGCATTTTCACCTGGAAAGAATGCAAAGGGGGCTCAGCGGAATCTTTCCAAAATAACTGCCTGAGATTCAGTCCCCTGGGGACAGAAATACTCCGCCGCCGTCGGTCACTTTCGCGCCTTCGGGTTTCCTGGAATCCCAAGCCCGGGGAAGAGCCAGCGGGCTGCGGGAGGCCGCGCAGCCcaggcccgaggccggggtcctgggaggctGCTGCTGCCCACGTGCCTCGCCCGGGACTTGGTGGCACGTCGACGCGCGCGGCGGCCTGGGGCTCGGCGctgccctcccccgccctccccgggccCGCAGCTGTTAACCTCTCCCTTTAGGAAGCTGCAGACACGCTCCTGTTATTGTTTTTCAATTAGCAGCTTCGTTTTCCCTGGGACCGTGAACAAAGGTTCTCTGTAAACGTACGTGGGTCCCGTGCGCCTGCCGGTCACTCCCCAGAGGCCTCGGGCCGCGGGGCGAGGGCTGAGGCTGGCAGCgcggggctccgggctccggggcgctcccgccccctcccgccccctccctccccggggcTGGCCCGCGCCGCCAGCCTCCCCGAGGGCCCCGAGCTGGGGGCCGGACGGGCGGGGGCTCGGGCTCAGCTCGCGGCCGCACCCCGAGGGTGGCAACGGCGCCGTCCGCCCCGCGGGGATCGCGGCCCCGGGCCACACCCTGGCCCTTCGCGGCCGCCGCGTACCCCTGCACCGCCGAGCACCTGGCCGCGGCCCTTACGACCCCACCTCCACGCCCCTCGTCCACCCGCTGCCCTCCCCGGCCACCCAGACTTCTGGAACAAACTTTTGGCGCAACTTTATTTCACTCGGTAGGAGCCCaaagccctctctctctctctggtggtTCTGGGAAGTCCTCCCGGGCTCCCCGGAGGAGGTGCCGCTTCATAGTCCCTGGGGACTTGGCTTTGGGAAGCCGCGGGGGGGATTCATAGAAGCTCTAAATGCGGGCCTTGCAGCAACCGTCGGGGAGCGGTGGCGGCGAAGGTCTGCGCTCTCGCCAGCTTCTGCCGATTGCCTCTGGGAGGTTGTCAGGCTCTGAGCGCTGCACCCATCTGACCCGGCAATGCAAACGCATCTGCCTGGCGGCTGCTTAGCGGCTTACCCGTCGCCGCCCTCAGGCACGGCCTAGGCTCCCTCTCCTCGCTCGAGTGCGCTCCCGCCGCCTGGTTTCGCCCGGCAAAGGGCCGCCGCCGGCCGCGGGAACTCGGGCTAACTGCGCTGGAACTTTATTCCGCCCCGAGACCGGGAAAGGCCCCGAGCGCCCTTAGCGACTGGCAAGTGAGAAAGGTAGCAGGGAACCAACCAAAATAAACACCCCCTGGCTGCCGGGAAAGAGAGGGCAGGAAATCAGGCCGCGGCGAAAACGCCTGACCCACAGATGACCCCTTGAGGGTGATGCACAGGAAGCCAAAGGCTCGGACTCTGTGCAGTTTCAGAGAATGTCACCGTGAGTTTCCAAAGCAGTTGGGGGACAGGAAGGGGGTACTGTCTCCTCCGCCCTCAGGGTGGGGGCGGGAAGGGCGGGTGGGCGTCCTCCACCGACCCCGGGGCGCCCCCGATGCCGCCCGGGTGGGCGCTGCGAGGACCCTGGTCCTGC
This region includes:
- the BHLHE22 gene encoding class E basic helix-loop-helix protein 22; amino-acid sequence: MERGLHLGAAAAGEDDLFLHKSLSASTAKRLEAAFRSTPPGMDLSLAPPPRERPASSSSSPLGCFEPADPEGAGLLLPPPGGGGGGAGGGGGGGGGVGVPGLLVGSAGVGGDPSLSSLPAGAALCLKYGEGAGRGSVAESSGGEQSPDDDSDGRCELVLRAGGGDPRASPGAGGGGGKAAEGCSNAHLHGGASAPPGGPGGGGGGGGGGGGGGSGGGGGGGGGGSSKKSKEQKALRLNINARERRRMHDLNDALDELRAVIPYAHSPSVRKLSKIATLLLAKNYILMQAQALEEMRRLVAYLNQGQAISAASLPSSAAAAAAAAALHPALGAYEQAAGYPFSAGLPPAASCPEKCALFNSVSSSLCKQCTEKP